The DNA sequence CATCAATTTGGCGATCAGCTTACGCGAGACGCCACGGAACTTAAGGAAAGGAAGAAACACGATACCTGCAAGGGCAACACGCATCAGTACAGAGAACCAAGCATCAACCTGACCAGCAAGGTAGACGCCGATCAGGCTAAAGGAGAAGGCCCATAGGAGGGTAACACCAGCTAAATAGCTCATAGTAAAACTTCGTTAATAAGATATGAGCTGTATGTTACCTAACCTTAATTCATTAGTCTTCTGAATCTCTTAGAGGCACGACCAGCATATCAACCGGAGAGGCGTTGATCAGTTGTCGTGTTGAAGAAAGTAGCTTGCTCCAGAAATCTTGATGGTGACCACAAACCACCAAATCAACATTGAACTCGTTGATGGTGTCACACAGCTCATGACTCAAATCGCCACTGCCCACTAAGGTATGGGTGATTGGGTATTGAGCATGCTCAGCAAAATTTTGCAGCTGAACTCGAGATGCTTCCATCGCGTTATGTTGGGTTTCTGCCATGTTGATATCAATCAGGCCTGTATACAGCTCTGCGTAGTTAATATCGATATGGATAAAAGAGACTTTGGCTTCCAATGGCTTAGCCAATGCTACCGCTTTATCCACAATTAATTTGCTGTCTTCTGATAAATCGACCGCGACCAAAATATGTTTGTAACTCATATCGCTACCTCCTTTATTCATTGTCTGATTTAAGATTAGCACTATGCGATGGCTTTTTTTGCTGAAGTGATCTCATATCCACTGTCTTGCGTAGTGACGGCTCGAAATATTGGTTAACTAATGGCCTGCGAGATATTCATTAAATAGTGATATAGTAGAGAAAATTGAGGATGTAATTAGGAGTCTTAAATGCTGTCAAAAACTATGGTTGAGCAACTGAATGATCAAATTAACCTAGAATTTTTCTCATCCAATCTATACTTACAAATGAGTGCTTGGTGTGAAGACAAAGGATTTGAAGGTGCAGCAGAGTTTCTGCGTGTTCATGCGGTAGAAGAAATGGAACATATGCAGCGTCTTTTCACTTACGTAAGTGAAACAGGTGCAATGCCAATTCTTGGTGCGATTGAAGCGCCAAAACATGAATTTGATAGCCTTGGTGCAGTGTTCCGTGAAACTTACGAACATGAGCAAATGATTACTCAAAAGATCAACAAACTGGCTCACGTTGCTTTCAGCACACAAGATTACTCAACCTTTAACTTCCTGCAATGGTACGTTGCAGAGCAACACGAAGAAGAGAAGTTGTTTAAAGGTGTATTGGATAAGCTAGAGCTTGTTGGTGAAGACGGTAAAGCACTGTTCTTTATTGATAAAGACCTAGCGCAATTGGCAAAAGATGGTTCATCTTCAATTATGGAAGCTCCTGCCGTTTAGGTAGTACGGGAAAGACACTGATTATCTTTTTCTTTTGAGTTTTCTTATGAAGATGTAGGGAGGAAAGGATGATCAGCGGCGACACTATTCTATTTGCACTAATGGTTGTGACTTGCGTGAACTGGGCGAGATATTTTACTGCGCTAAGAACACTCATTTATATAATGCGAGAAGCACATCCTCTACTTTATCAACAAGTAGACGGAGGTGGATTCTTCACAACTCATGGCAATATGACCAAACAGGTTCGCTTGTTTAGTTACATCAAAAGCAAAGAGTATCACCATCATCACGACGAAGTGTTTATGTCGAAGTGTGATCGCGTAAGACAGTTGTTTATACTTTCTTCCGCTCTGTTGGGTGTAACATTGCTGTCTTCTTTCATCGTCTAAGTTATTTAGTACGCGTGAAGTAGAGTTTAGGTTTTGGTGTAAAGCTTCGGTTGTTGGTTCGCTAAGCCAAGTAGTGGTTTTGCTGCTGTCTGCAAATTGTACAATTGAACATCAATTGCAAAGTTTAAAATTGCCGCTAGAATAGCGAGCAATTAGTAAGGATGTGCTGTTTATGCACATCCTTTTTTATTGATGGCATTTCGAGAACAGGGCGTACTCGAGGTGCAAAAGTGAAGAAAGCAGAACCCCAATGAGTGAAAAGTTTGATGTAATCGTAATTGGTGCGGGCGCCGCGGGCTTAATGTGTGCTGCGGAAGCGGGTAAACGTGGCCGACGAGTGCTGGTGGTTGATCATGCAAAGAAACCAGGCAGAAAAATTTTAATCTCAGGTGGCGGCCGTTGTAACTTCACTAACTATGATGTTTCAGCCAACAACTTCCTATGTAACAACCCTCACTTCGTGAAGTCAGCCTTATCTCAATATACCAACTGGGATTTTATCTCGATGGTGAGCAAGTACGGTATTGAGTTCGAAGAGCGAGACCACGGCCAATTGTTCTGTGTGAATGACCACACTGCAAAAGACATCGTGAGCATGTTGCTTGAAGAGTGTAAGCAGGCGAAAGTTGAGCAGCGCTACCGTTGTGATGTTCACTCCATCGAAAAAACAGACGCTGGCTTCAAGATGCACCTTAATACCGACGAAGTTGAGTGTGACTCACTTGTCGTGGCGACGGGCGGTTTATCGATGCCGAAACTAGGCGCGACGCCATTTGGCTATAAGATTGCCGAGCAGTTTGGTTTGTCTGTGATGCCGACTACAGCAGGTTTGGTGCCATTTACTCTGCATAAAGAAGACAAAGAAGCCTTTGCTGAGCTTTCAGGAATCGCGATTCCTGCCGAGATCACCGCGCAAGACGGTACCTTATTCAAAGAAGCGTTGCTGTTTACTCATCGCGGCTTATCTGGCCCTTCGGTATTGCAAATTTCTTCTTTCTGGAAAGCGGGTCAATCGGTTTCGATTAATCTAGTACCAGAAGTGGACGTTGCTGAACTACTTGAAAACTCTCGTGAGAAACACCCAAATCAGAGCCTGAAAAACACCTTGGCGAAAGCATTACCAAAGCGTTTTGTGGAAGTGTTGATTGATCGTAAAGAACTGGAAGACAAGCCGCTCAAGCAGTTCAATGAAAAACAGCTGAATGACATTGTAGAGCATTTAGAGAACTGGAAAATTGCGCCAAACGGCACCGAAGGCTACCGAACAGCGGAAGTGACCCTAGGCGGTGTAGACACCAATCACCTATCTTCAAAAACCATGGAATGTAAGAGTGTGTCTGGTCTCTACTTCGTTGGTGAAGTTATGGACGTAACTGGTTGGTTAGGTGGCTACAACTTCCAATGGTGCTGGAGCTCAGGCTTTGCCGCAGGCCAGTGGGTTTAAGCTTTGAGCTTATCCATTAGATTTTAAATGACATAAAAATGGCGAGTCATATGACTCGCCATTTTTGTATCTATAAGCGGTAATCTAGCTCTAGATTCGAATTTATCGATAGCTTTTCGTGCTCAATCGAATCTTTTGGCTCATTTACTCATTTACTCATCTACTCATCTACTCATCTACTCAGTCACGCAGGTTTGTTTTTTGAAAATTTGACCTGTTGAATCACCAAGCCGGCAATGATCAGTACCAAGCCAAACAGTGTCGCTGGGTGAATCTCTTCACCAATGATGGTTGAAAGTAGCATTAGCGAAATAAACGGTGAGGCAAAAATCAGATTGCTGATACGCGCTGTGTTGTTGGTCAGCTTCAGTGCTGATAGCCATAAGACAAAGGTAATGCCCATCTCAAACAGGCCTACGTAAGTCACAGCCATCCAACCTTTTGCTGTGATTTGGCTAAAGCTTTCGCCTTCGTAAAGGGTTAAACCAATTGCGAATGGCAGTGCCACTAAGAAACCAAGCAATACGCCAATCACAGGGTCAGCCTTGTTTTTGGTGTTTAGAATCCAGTATCCCGCCCAAAGCAAGGTTGAAAGTAGCGCCAGAGCCACACCGAGTGGGCTATCGAACTGCATTCCTAGCACATCGCCTTTGGTGGCAATGACCACCACACCCGCATAACTGAAGGTACAAGCAATCCAATCTTGCTTACGAATCTTTTGCCCCAGAAAAAC is a window from the Vibrio splendidus genome containing:
- the uspA gene encoding universal stress protein UspA, which produces MSYKHILVAVDLSEDSKLIVDKAVALAKPLEAKVSFIHIDINYAELYTGLIDINMAETQHNAMEASRVQLQNFAEHAQYPITHTLVGSGDLSHELCDTINEFNVDLVVCGHHQDFWSKLLSSTRQLINASPVDMLVVPLRDSED
- the ftnA gene encoding non-heme ferritin, whose amino-acid sequence is MLSKTMVEQLNDQINLEFFSSNLYLQMSAWCEDKGFEGAAEFLRVHAVEEMEHMQRLFTYVSETGAMPILGAIEAPKHEFDSLGAVFRETYEHEQMITQKINKLAHVAFSTQDYSTFNFLQWYVAEQHEEEKLFKGVLDKLELVGEDGKALFFIDKDLAQLAKDGSSSIMEAPAV
- the uspB gene encoding universal stress protein UspB — encoded protein: MISGDTILFALMVVTCVNWARYFTALRTLIYIMREAHPLLYQQVDGGGFFTTHGNMTKQVRLFSYIKSKEYHHHHDEVFMSKCDRVRQLFILSSALLGVTLLSSFIV
- a CDS encoding NAD(P)/FAD-dependent oxidoreductase, with product MSEKFDVIVIGAGAAGLMCAAEAGKRGRRVLVVDHAKKPGRKILISGGGRCNFTNYDVSANNFLCNNPHFVKSALSQYTNWDFISMVSKYGIEFEERDHGQLFCVNDHTAKDIVSMLLEECKQAKVEQRYRCDVHSIEKTDAGFKMHLNTDEVECDSLVVATGGLSMPKLGATPFGYKIAEQFGLSVMPTTAGLVPFTLHKEDKEAFAELSGIAIPAEITAQDGTLFKEALLFTHRGLSGPSVLQISSFWKAGQSVSINLVPEVDVAELLENSREKHPNQSLKNTLAKALPKRFVEVLIDRKELEDKPLKQFNEKQLNDIVEHLENWKIAPNGTEGYRTAEVTLGGVDTNHLSSKTMECKSVSGLYFVGEVMDVTGWLGGYNFQWCWSSGFAAGQWV
- a CDS encoding DMT family transporter, producing MNERRALGFGLSAVLLWSTVATAFKLTLAEFSPIQMLTIASIVSSMALIAICAFQGKLSQLSTTFLSNPWYYLLLGLVNPLAYYLILFKAYDLLPASQAQAINYSWAITLTLMAAVFLGQKIRKQDWIACTFSYAGVVVIATKGDVLGMQFDSPLGVALALLSTLLWAGYWILNTKNKADPVIGVLLGFLVALPFAIGLTLYEGESFSQITAKGWMAVTYVGLFEMGITFVLWLSALKLTNNTARISNLIFASPFISLMLLSTIIGEEIHPATLFGLVLIIAGLVIQQVKFSKNKPA